A genomic window from Triticum urartu cultivar G1812 chromosome 7, Tu2.1, whole genome shotgun sequence includes:
- the LOC125523797 gene encoding ankyrin-1-like — protein sequence MDLGHHSIQLSAGPGSPATATAPQPGDGGTMSPELYLALCRGRKKEAMALLRQQHGGAAAAANQVAGIHQVSAEGNTVLHLAAEHGHDKLIHGLMSFGDRSLLSSRNSTLDTPLHCAARAGHGKAVSLLVQLSCEGGDDSTLWCKNEAGNTVLHLAARLGHGASVEAIVSVAPGLASEVNNTGMSVLYLAVMSGSLPTVRSITTRCSNASAAGLSSQNALHAAVFQGSEMVRLLLEWTPCGPSLASQADDTGSTPLHFASSTGDHLSVVGAILRAVPPCVVRMRDSGGLSALHVAAGMGHDRVAESLIKACPDAAELRDDHGGTFLHAAARGGHLKVVRLAIKKRTLRGLLNAQDGDGNTPLHLAVAAGAPAVAEALMGKGKVRDDVMNNDGQTPLDLAVRSTSFFSMVSLVTTLAAFGAQSYPKRRDRVQQWDGREITKAIEKTSDSLAVIAVLVASVAFTAANSLPGSYEQSGGGTDPEGKEVIKGMAVLQNEAIFKCFLILDSFALVTSVVAVVLLLYGKASRSAGSWRTFAAALHCLWLSLVSMVLAFYAALAAVTSTAAVRSIANDIIRNALFVLLAVVSHFVSPRVSSCTLSKYLWQCGSRGRCSVVVQQYPLVGAFVRNLILFRIANYVVVLVGVTTVLVLQ from the exons ATGGACCTCGGGCATCACTCCATCCAGCTCAGTGCGGGTCCTGGCTCGCCGGCTACCGCGACGGCGCCGCAGCCAGGCGATGGCGGCACGATGAGCCCCGAGCTGTACCTTGCTCTGTGCCGGGGGAGAAAGAAGGAAGCCATGGCGCTGCTTCGGCAACAGCACGGTGGCGCCGCCGCTGCTGCTAATCAGGTTGCCG GCATACATCAAGTCAGCGCGGAGGGGAACACCGTTCTTCATTTGGCCGCGGAGCACGGACATGACAAGCTCATCCATGGTCTCATGAGCTTCGGGGACAGGAGCTTGCTCTCTTCCCGGAACTCGACTCTGGACACACCTCTACACTGCGCGGCGAGGGCAGGGCATGGCAAGGCCGTGTCCCTCCTCGTCCAGCTCTCGTGCGAGGGCGGAGATGATAGCACCTTGTGGTGCAAGAACGAGGCAGGGAACACGGTCCTTCATCTGGCGGCGAGGCTCGGCCATGGCGCATCAGTTGAGGCTATCGTTTCCGTGGCGCCGGGGCTAGCCTCTGAGGTTAACAACACCGGCATGTCGGTGCTGTACTTGGCGGTGATGAGCGGATCTTTGCCAACCGTCAGATCGATAACGACCAGGTGCAGCAACGCGTCGGCTGCCGGCTTGAGCTCACAGAATGCTCTGCACGCCGCCGTCTTCCAGGGCTCAG AAATGGTGAGGCTACTACTGGAGTGGACGCCATGTGGCCCATCCCTGGCTAGCCAAGCCGATGACACCGGCAGCACTCCACTTCATTTCGCCTCGTCCACCGGCGACCACCTCTCCGTCGTAGGCGCCATCCTACGCGCCGTGCCGCCGTGCGTGGTGCGCATGCGGGACTCCGGCGGCCTCTCCGCTCTCCATGTCGCGGCGGGGATGGGCCACGACCGCGTCGCCGAGTCGCTGATCAAGGcctgccccgacgccgccgaGCTCCGGGACGACCACGGCGGGACCTTCTTGCACGCCGCGGCCAGGGGAGGCCACCTCAAGGTGGTGCGGCTGGCCATCAAGAAACGAACGCTGCGCGGCCTCCTGAACGCGCAGGACGGGGACGGCAACACGCCGCTCCACCTGGCGGTGGCCGCGGGCGCGCCGGCCGTTGCGGAGGCCCTGATGGGGAAGGGCAAAGTGCGGGACGACGTCATGAACAATGACGGCCAGACGCCGCTGGACCTCGCTGTGAGATCGACCAGCTTCTTCTCCATGGTCAGCCTGGTGACGACGCTGGCCGCGTTCGGAGCGCAGTCCTATCCCAAGAGGCGGGACCGCGTGCAGCAGTGGGACGGCCGCGAGATAACGAAGGCGATAGAGAAGACGTCTGACAGCCTCGCGGTGATCGCCGTCCTCGTCGCCAGTGTCGCCTTCACCGCCGCCAACAGCCTGCCCGGCTCATACGAGCAGAGCGGCGGCGGCACCGATCCCGAGGGGAAGGAGGTCATCAAAGGCATGGCGGTCCTCCAGAACGAGGCCATCTTCAAGTGCTTCCTCATCCTGGACAGCTTCGCCCTGGTGACCTCCGTGGTCGCGGTGGTGCTGCTCCTCTACGGCAAGGCGTCGCGCTCCGCCGGGTCGTGGAGAACCTTCGCGGCGGCGCTGCATTGCCTGTGGCTGTCCCTGGTGAGCATGGTCCTGGCATTCTACGCGGCCCTGGCCGCCGTCACGAGCACGGCGGCTGTCCGCAGCATCGCCAACGACATCATACGCAATGCCCTTTTCGTGCTGTTGGCCGTGGTCTCGCACTTTGTCAGCCCTCGGGTGTCGTCCTGCACGCTATCCAAGTACCTGTGGCAATGTGGCTCTAGAGGACGTTGCAGTGTCGTCGTGCAGCAATATCCACTCGTCGGCGCTTTTGTACGCAACCTGATTCTGTTCAGgattgcaaattatgttgtagtgCTTGTGGGCGTTACCACGGTCTTAGTACTTCAGTGA